In Salmo trutta chromosome 16, fSalTru1.1, whole genome shotgun sequence, a genomic segment contains:
- the LOC115149819 gene encoding ataxin-1-like: MAQPTEEPSGEDGGFSWHFNKKMREKLSLHTEQQNRQRGPYMRREKQGVHQPQSHGSEAGSVPLNTALSPTASKDLHHHPELVFTHHSTAPKYPDSGQSPLAFAEQSPIRPSLTVQSTEKNWTVGVTEKVAVSPPLSTYHSSYPSTSSDQLPWLLPHFAAGSLIELRDGRLRRVEDLQTEDFLIGAEACPALHLSCCTVQHISPSTDPSLSRLLILLHEEHSQEFLDVYVEYPFFVCGRGWSSCCPPRTARLCGLRCHQLSVGDVCLALIPTSPSAPLATQPQEPGTPARGRHGGPKTLQTSCPHSPLPAAPDRPIKGQGGVAGPSTEEALVSP, translated from the exons ATGGCCCAGCCTACAGAGGAGCCCAGTGGGGAGGATGGAGGGTTCAGTTGGCACTTTAATaaaaaaatgagggagaagttaAGTCTACACACCGAACAGCAAAACAGACAGAGGGGTCCGTATAtgagaagagagaaacagggggtaCACCAGCCACAGAGCCACGGCTCAGAGGCAGGTTCTGTCCCTCTTAACACTGCTCTTTCTCCTACTGCCTCCAAGGACCTACACCACCACCCTGAACTGGTCTTCACACACCACTCCACAGCCCCCAAGTATCCTGATTCAGGGCAAAGTCCTTTGGCGTTTGCAGAACAATCTCCCATAAGACCATCACTTACTGTTCAGTCAACAGAGAAAAACTGGACTGTGGGAGTAACAGAAAAAGTAGCcgtgtctccccctctctccacctatcACTCTTCTTACCCCTCCACCTCTTCCGACCAGCTGCCCTGGTTGCTCCCTCACTTTGCGGCAGGCTCTCTAATCGAGCTCAGAGACGGGCGACTGAGGAGGGTGGAGGATTTGCAGACAGAAGACTTCCTGATCGGCGCAGAGGCCTGTCCAGCGCTACATCTGAGCTGCTGCACTGTGCAGCACATCTCCCCCTCCACAGACCCCTCCCTCTCCCGCCTCCTCATCCTCCTACATGAGGAACACTCTCAG GAGTTTCTGGATGTGTATGTGGAGTACCCGTTCTTTGTGTGCGGACGTGGCTGGTCCTCTTGCTGCCCCCCGAGAACAGCCCGTCTGTGTGGCCTCCGCTGCCATCAGCTCAGTGTTGGTGATGTCTGCCTGGCTCTTATACCTACATCACCCTCTGCCCCCCTAGCCACCCAGCCCCAGGAGCCTGGCACCCCAGCCCGAGGGAGACATGGAGGGCCTAAGACCCTACAAACATCCTGTCCACATTCTCCCCTTCCCGCTGCTCCAGACAGGCCAATAAAAGGGCAGGGAGGGGTGGCTGGGCCCAGCACGGAAGAGGCATTGGTCAGCCCCTGA